The following are from one region of the Acidobacteriota bacterium genome:
- a CDS encoding EVE domain-containing protein — protein MDYLLKTEPTVYSFANLEKEKSTIWDGVTNPVAVKNLRGMKAGDRLVIYHTGDEKSAVGTATVESVEVSDPKLPQIRIKVGKPIAQPKTLAEIKGEKLFADSALVRQGRLSVVPLSDAQFKYLVGK, from the coding sequence ATGGACTACCTACTGAAGACAGAGCCGACTGTATATTCTTTCGCGAATCTTGAGAAAGAGAAGAGCACGATTTGGGATGGCGTCACCAATCCCGTTGCGGTGAAAAACCTGCGTGGGATGAAGGCGGGGGATCGTCTCGTGATCTACCACACTGGTGACGAGAAAAGTGCCGTTGGGACAGCAACGGTCGAGTCTGTGGAGGTCAGCGACCCAAAACTTCCGCAAATCCGAATCAAGGTGGGCAAGCCGATTGCTCAGCCTAAGACACTCGCAGAGATTAAGGGCGAGAAGCTTTTTGCGGATTCTGCGCTCGTGCGGCAAGGTCGGTTGAGCGTCGTACCGCTATCGGACGCCCAATTTAAG
- a CDS encoding TonB-dependent receptor produces MRSMEYVFSCVVLFALSTLAAAQAGMGSIAGVVSDPSDAVVQGATVTAKNSATGAVRTATSAEGGNYTITSLPPGEYSVTVEKTGFSKLTFDHLTVSTSLVVPLNAQFRIGATTENVNVTVDTVAPIETEDSQVSNLVDSERMKALPLITRNPYELVLLSPGTSSASSSLGGFNVNGARERNNNFLLDGVDNNDTSVPGIPGGALAANPESTEEFRVITNNFNAEYGRDTGAIIDVVTKAGTNQFHGGAYWFGRYDKIGGARDWFNRAADGPRDPYVRNQFGYSIGGPIWKNKTFFFFNQEFQRFPTARTNAAQVPLQAFKDGLFTFNGIDDNGDPISRTIDLRQGSADNQTITANYELFNGSGVTSIPADPTMQKIFSLYPQAAFETGDGFSGVTFFPSSSNQRSYQATGKLDHHFTDSEYLSFRYSYNDLKDPNSGAASALPDNVGAASLKAIATGGVATLTSNLRPSLINNFSFGWNHIFAGFGCDGLNVLDSAFPVDQFGNGTDFATNPFTSVGCGGLLSDGQARKTGTISFGNTLTWVKGAHTLKFGGDFRNVKESGDNNFNSRRQPDTRIGTATGGGFDSAGIGVSDPALNDAIAAYYGFVVSDLQAQFFDKSGVRKGSDNKDFRQREGSVFVQDSWKVRPNITFNFGVRYQFNGVPYEVHNNLSNLLTDPRTFPVVFSTVGPGTGHQLFNDDYSNVEPRIGFSWDPFRDGKTAIRASFGIFHDRIFGNLFGNARGNPPFEQDYSTFVLDTIGNAFDTGGFPLATPDQIPSASVPDGALLAPVIFDTHFRNPVTNSYFFGIQRNLPAGLVLDVSYVGNNSHHVFRVFDANPPDPVRVAALVAFCSDPNNEFGCVPGQVSSLRLYSGADQGILPFNGVAHNAIGRNTFSAALNKSDGNANYNALQTKITKRFTRGFQMQGSYTWAHSIDDANDPIVAGTGQVNFVRDALLPALDRGNSDHDIRHVGVINSVWELPLGAGRTHWNQGVMGRVLEGFEMTGILTMQTGHPFDVIGTRDSQRVGRVSRGDVIGDPFAGGGTFSPGTKVFFSNNRAAFTSPAFDTFPTIGRNFFHGPSFVNLDMSVSKKMKIWEKTSIELRLEAYNLLNHANFNNPGDDPGLVGNQVGSAFFGQILSQLGRPDGTTGARQLQMAAKFVF; encoded by the coding sequence ATGCGAAGCATGGAATATGTGTTCAGTTGTGTTGTCTTGTTTGCATTGAGTACCCTCGCGGCGGCACAAGCGGGCATGGGATCAATTGCCGGAGTGGTCAGCGATCCTTCTGATGCGGTGGTGCAGGGCGCCACGGTCACGGCGAAAAACTCCGCCACGGGAGCGGTTCGCACAGCGACCAGCGCCGAGGGCGGGAACTACACCATTACCAGCCTTCCCCCAGGAGAGTACAGCGTAACCGTCGAGAAGACGGGCTTCTCGAAGCTGACCTTCGATCATCTGACGGTATCGACGTCCCTTGTCGTTCCACTCAACGCGCAATTCCGTATCGGCGCAACCACGGAGAACGTGAATGTAACCGTGGATACGGTGGCGCCGATCGAGACCGAAGACTCACAGGTGTCGAACCTGGTTGATTCTGAGCGCATGAAGGCGTTGCCCTTGATTACGCGCAATCCTTATGAGCTCGTGCTTCTGTCGCCCGGAACGTCTTCGGCGAGCAGTTCGCTAGGCGGATTCAATGTCAACGGCGCTCGCGAGCGCAATAACAATTTCCTGTTGGATGGGGTCGATAACAACGACACCTCCGTTCCGGGCATCCCGGGCGGTGCGCTGGCGGCCAACCCGGAGTCCACTGAGGAATTCCGGGTCATCACGAATAACTTCAACGCCGAGTATGGACGAGACACCGGCGCGATCATCGACGTGGTCACAAAGGCAGGCACAAATCAATTTCACGGCGGCGCGTACTGGTTTGGCCGCTATGACAAGATCGGCGGTGCCCGCGATTGGTTCAATCGCGCCGCGGATGGCCCACGAGATCCGTACGTCCGGAACCAGTTTGGCTATTCGATTGGCGGTCCGATCTGGAAAAACAAGACGTTCTTCTTTTTCAACCAGGAGTTCCAGCGGTTTCCCACTGCACGCACCAATGCTGCTCAAGTACCTTTGCAGGCCTTTAAGGACGGGCTCTTCACCTTTAATGGTATTGACGACAACGGGGATCCAATCTCCCGAACGATCGACTTGCGGCAAGGGTCAGCAGACAATCAGACAATCACAGCAAACTACGAACTCTTCAACGGATCGGGAGTGACATCGATTCCTGCAGATCCGACCATGCAGAAGATTTTTTCGCTCTATCCGCAGGCAGCGTTTGAAACCGGCGACGGGTTCAGCGGTGTTACATTCTTTCCCAGCTCTTCGAATCAAAGGAGCTATCAGGCAACGGGGAAGCTCGATCATCACTTTACCGATTCGGAATACTTGAGCTTCCGATACAGCTATAACGATCTCAAGGATCCCAACTCGGGTGCCGCGTCTGCGCTGCCGGACAACGTTGGCGCAGCGTCACTCAAAGCGATCGCGACCGGCGGAGTGGCTACGCTCACCTCGAACCTTCGTCCAAGTCTGATCAACAACTTCTCGTTCGGCTGGAATCACATCTTTGCGGGGTTTGGCTGCGATGGACTGAATGTTCTAGACAGTGCGTTCCCGGTCGATCAATTCGGGAACGGTACGGATTTCGCTACCAATCCGTTCACCAGTGTCGGCTGCGGCGGTCTGTTGTCTGACGGACAGGCGAGGAAGACCGGCACGATCAGTTTCGGAAATACTCTGACCTGGGTGAAGGGCGCTCACACGCTGAAGTTTGGCGGTGACTTCCGCAACGTTAAGGAATCCGGCGACAACAACTTCAATAGCCGGCGACAACCTGACACTCGAATCGGAACGGCCACCGGAGGCGGATTTGATTCCGCCGGCATCGGCGTTTCCGACCCGGCTCTGAACGACGCGATTGCCGCTTACTACGGTTTCGTGGTCTCGGACCTGCAGGCTCAGTTCTTCGACAAATCCGGGGTTCGAAAGGGAAGCGACAACAAGGATTTCCGGCAGCGAGAAGGCAGTGTGTTCGTCCAGGACAGCTGGAAAGTACGTCCGAATATCACCTTTAACTTCGGGGTTCGTTATCAGTTCAACGGCGTCCCCTACGAAGTACACAACAACCTTTCGAATCTTCTGACGGATCCGCGCACGTTCCCAGTCGTGTTCTCTACCGTAGGGCCGGGAACTGGTCACCAGTTGTTCAACGACGATTACTCGAACGTCGAACCACGAATTGGCTTTTCCTGGGATCCGTTCCGGGATGGAAAGACGGCGATTCGCGCTTCTTTCGGCATCTTCCATGATCGGATATTCGGCAACTTGTTTGGCAATGCCCGAGGCAATCCGCCATTCGAGCAGGACTACAGCACCTTCGTGCTCGACACGATCGGGAACGCATTCGACACCGGAGGATTTCCGCTCGCGACTCCAGACCAGATCCCGTCGGCGTCAGTCCCAGATGGCGCGTTGCTCGCTCCGGTCATCTTCGACACGCATTTCCGCAATCCAGTCACCAACAGCTACTTCTTCGGAATCCAGCGCAATTTGCCGGCAGGCCTGGTCCTGGATGTCAGCTACGTCGGCAACAACAGCCACCATGTGTTCCGAGTGTTCGACGCAAATCCACCGGATCCGGTGCGCGTCGCGGCGCTCGTGGCATTCTGCAGCGATCCCAACAACGAGTTCGGCTGCGTACCAGGCCAGGTCTCATCGCTACGCTTGTACTCGGGAGCAGACCAGGGGATTCTGCCGTTTAACGGTGTGGCCCATAACGCGATCGGTCGCAATACCTTCTCAGCGGCGTTGAATAAGAGCGACGGCAATGCTAACTACAATGCATTACAGACAAAAATCACCAAACGCTTCACGCGCGGATTCCAAATGCAAGGCTCGTACACCTGGGCTCATTCCATTGACGATGCGAACGATCCGATTGTCGCGGGAACGGGGCAGGTGAATTTCGTGCGTGATGCACTCCTCCCGGCACTGGATCGTGGCAATTCCGACCATGACATTCGCCATGTCGGAGTTATCAATTCGGTTTGGGAATTGCCGCTCGGAGCCGGCCGAACCCATTGGAATCAGGGCGTGATGGGAAGAGTTCTGGAAGGATTTGAGATGACCGGAATTCTGACCATGCAAACCGGGCACCCCTTCGATGTGATCGGAACTCGCGACAGTCAGCGCGTGGGCCGAGTCAGTCGTGGGGATGTCATCGGCGACCCGTTTGCGGGCGGCGGGACATTCTCACCTGGGACCAAGGTGTTCTTCTCGAATAACCGGGCGGCGTTCACCAGTCCTGCTTTCGACACATTCCCAACGATTGGTCGCAACTTCTTTCACGGCCCGTCGTTCGTGAACCTGGATATGAGCGTCTCGAAGAAGATGAAGATCTGGGAGAAGACCAGCATCGAACTGCGGCTGGAGGCATACAACCTGCTCAATCACGCGAACTTCAACAATCCCGGAGATGATCCTGGACTGGTTGGCAACCAGGTCGGTTCGGCGTTCTTTGGGCAGATTCTGAGCCAACTGGGGCGTCCGGACGGTACGACCGGTGCGCGGCAACTTCAGATGGCCGCGAAGTTCGTTTTCTAG
- a CDS encoding STAS domain-containing protein: protein MGLQELTVERYAGVTDEQRVLLIKGPLTIETTPQFERAVRHESAETMILDLTDVPYIDSVGLGSLVSTYVSHQKTGRCLVLTGVTARVMKVLKITKVNDFFMTFPTTWEAVEALANTGTA, encoded by the coding sequence ATGGGTTTGCAAGAACTGACGGTCGAGCGTTACGCGGGTGTGACGGACGAACAGCGCGTTCTGCTCATTAAAGGACCGCTGACCATCGAGACCACGCCGCAATTTGAGCGAGCGGTACGCCACGAAAGCGCGGAGACGATGATCCTCGACCTGACCGACGTTCCCTATATCGATTCCGTCGGCCTGGGCTCACTGGTCTCCACGTATGTCTCTCACCAGAAAACAGGGCGCTGCCTGGTGCTCACCGGAGTGACTGCTCGGGTCATGAAAGTCCTGAAAATTACAAAGGTTAACGATTTCTTCATGACGTTCCCCACCACCTGGGAAGCGGTAGAAGCGCTGGCCAATACAGGGACTGCGTAA